The DNA segment GCGGCCCAGAGCAGGCACGGCAGCCAGACCCTACCGAGTCCTACCTCCTTTCTGCCTCCTGCCGCTGCCACCACTGCTACAGTCTCTCAGATCGTCACCACCTCCTCCCCCTGGAGCCGAAGCCGCCGAAACCCGACCAAAGACTGGAAGCCGCCACGTCACCCACACGTAACCCCACCCCCGGTAACAGGAAGGCGGTACCACGCCTCTTAGAGCCCGGCGACCCGAGAGACACGCCCCTCCACCAAAACGCATGTGTTAACTCGCCTTCCCATTGGCTAGGCTACCCCTGTGGCCCCGCCCCCCAAGGAACTAAAGTCGGGGGCCCAGGGGACTGGCCAACCTCAGGAAAGGAGACTTAAAGAGCCCGCGACCTTGGTGGTGCCCGCGCCCTAAGTGCCGAAAGCCGAGGCACAAACGCTCAGGCAGGTACACGTTAGAAACTTTATTCTCTGAAGGCTGGGGAGGAGTGAGAACAGGGCTGGAGTCACCCCTTCTCCGGCTCCTCCTGGATCATCTCCTGATCGCGCTCCTGGATCCTGCTCGCCCGCTTTTGACTCTGGACCGTCTGCCTCCTGGTTGACCGAGCGGAACCCCGACGGCTGAACATGGATAGCCGCCGCCACAGCACAGTGATCAGAAGACTTTCGTTCGACCTGCGATCCCGTTGCTCCCCCGAGTCCGCATCAGTGCCTGCGAGGATGCGAGGCCGCTGAGTTCTACTTTCCCCAGTCCAATCTCCGGGTGGTCCAGTCCCCACTCCCAGCTCCCTGGGCACCCCGGTGTGTCTCTGGTCCCACCTTCTGACCCGGCCTCCTTGGCCTGCTCATCCGAAATCTGAAAGTCCTTGTCTTGGCAGCAGCCCATGGCCCCACATGCGGCCCTGCACTCGGTGCCACCCGCACCAGCCGCCAGGTTCCGGGCCCTGCTTTTGTGACGTCAGATACCCCCACCACCCCAGCTCAGGGAGCCGCCACCACTCTCCCATCACAAAAGGCAAAGTCATGGTACGTTTTTAAGGTGTTTATTTACAAAGTGAGCACAAGCTCTTCAGGAGCTGGTGGACCCAGGCCGTTTCTTCTTTCTCCGTCTGGCTTGGAGAGCGCCTTGGGTCTGCTCCCAATTGGGGAGCTTCCGCTTGGCAGCTGCCTCCAAGGAGGCCCAAAGTTCATCTGTCTCTGTGTCTTCTGAGGGCACCTTGTTGGGCTCCTGAGGCTCTTGCGGTTCATCCTGCTGAGTAGGAGAAGCCCTCAGGAGTCAGGTACAATAACAAACCCACATGGAGGAGAATCACTCCTCCAGGCACCACCCCTTGTCTCCTGCTCCTAAATACCATGCCCATCCAtgctcctggacttccctggtggctcagctgggaaagaatctgcctgcaatgtgggagacctgggttcaatccctgggttaggaagatcccctggaaaagggaatggctacccactccagtattctggcttggagaattccatggacagaggagcctggtgggctacagtccatggggtcacaaagagtcgcacatgactgagtgactttcacttcacttcatccatGCTCCTGTGTTACCCTTGGCAATGACCCTGTCAGGACTATACCTGGCAAGTGGGTGGACAGTCTCAGGTCTAAGTTCCAGctgcttccctttcctcttcacAGAGAGATCCTCACACCTGTACCCTTAGCTCCCACATTCCCAGACCCAAGGGCTTACCTCCCAGTTATCCCTGCCTGACAGGAGAAGGCAGTTCAATTGAGATTTGAGATAAACCTGCAAGAGATAAGGGACCTTAAGAGGCCAGGTCTGCTGAAACAGAAGcaagagtgggggagggaggagggcacaACGAGCAGGAATGAGTGGTTTCTCACCTTATGCTCCAGGCCCCGTGGATTCCGGATCCTGTGTATCCTCAAGACTCTGTCCAAACCACAGGAGGCTAGTAGGGGCTTTGAAGGGTGGCACTGCAACCCTCGGACGCTGCCCGCCAGTCCCTTTAGACAGCTCAGCAGGCGCCCTGGGAAAAGGGGGCAGGTATCAGTGCTAACTGGTCAGCCAACaatcatttattgagtgttttctGTTCAAATCACTTTCTTTCAACATTTAATCCTCGTTTAACATAATGCTAACACGGCAGTTACCATTAACATCTCCATTTTTCAGGTGAAGAAACTAAGGCATAGGGAACTGACAGAGTAATCtgtccgaggtcacacagcttttGGCAGAACCGGGACTGAACCTGGTTCTGGGGCCTGAAGGAGGGCTCAGCAGCCCCACCGCCCCTTGTCAGAGGGGAATCCtgcccttcctccccactcctgccccccTGCAAGGCTCCCTGGTCTACTCACCTTGTCGAAGGTCAATTTCTGCCAGCTGCCCATGAGTATTCCCCACAATCACTGAACTGAGGAGGAGACCAGACAGACATACACGGGTCGGTCAGCAGGAGCCCCCTGGAGTCCTCCCCAGGCCCCACTGTGCCCGCTACACACTCACTTGCCCTCAGGAGTGAGGGTCATGGCTGTCAGTGGGTACTCTCCGTAGGTGGCCTCAAGGACTGGCCTGCGCTGAGGGGAGGCTGGATCATAGACACGGACCTGGAAGAAGACTGAGGCATCACAATAGTACCTTTACTCTGCGTAgcccctctggctcctctgcatCTTCACTTCCCCTcatctgttgtttagtcgctaagttgtttccaactcttctgtgaccccatggactgtagcccaccaggtttctctgtccatgggatctcccaggcaagaatactggagtgggttgccatttcctccttcaggggatcttcccaacccaggaattgaacccaagtctcctgcgttggcaggcagattctttaccatggagccaccagggaagcccccctaccCCGTACACTGCTTTTACAATCCACTCTTTCAGAGAAACTTTCTCATTTGAAATACACCCttcttttctgagtgttgaggAGTAGAGGAGAGCTGCTGAGGAACATGAATGTATAAAGCTGAGAACAGAGGTTTCCAAGGCTAGGAGCAGCAGCATCCCCATGGTCTGCATGTGTGTATAGCGTTCCATCTATACTCCCCTCTCACGATGCAAGAGTAAGCTGGCCCAACTGTCAGAGTTGCTGAACTCAAACAGAGAAGGAAGTTAAGCCTGGACACGAAGGAGAGAGGAAGCCCTCATATGTTTTCTGAGGAGAACTGTATTACCAAGAGCAGACCTCAGTTGCAAAGCAGAGGATGCAGGGCAAATGTAGCCCCACCCAGTCCTGCCTAGGTCTTAGGATTtcaaattccctggtggtccaatggttaggactccgagcttccacttcggattcgatccctgatcagggaggtATGACTGCCATGCAGcgcggtcaaaaaaaaaaaaaaaaacccagctgaAAAGATCCCCAGTTGGGCTTTTCCTATACAGCTGAGGAGTGGAGACTAGATATTACAGATAATATTACTAGAGGGTCATGCTTGGGTCCCAAAGCAAATGAGAGGCTGCCATCAGGACCAGAACCCAGTTCTTTTGATACCCAGTCCATGTCTTCTCATAACATGGGCCCCACGTGATTCTACTATGAAGGGGACACTCCCTTCTCTCTTccaggtgggaggaaaaggaagaatcaCAGTTCAGGCAACTCCTTCCTAGAATGTAGTAAGTGAAGGTCACTGGCTTAGCCACTCGACTGGAACAGATGGGGGAAATGGTCCTTCTTCTAGGAGCTCAGGGATGACAGAAGGATGGCGAGAAGTGTGGCTGTGCCAAATGGTGGGGACCACGCCTGCAAAGAGCAAGCTTCCTGTTTCTCCAGGAAGCTATGTGAGCCCAGAAAAAGATAGGGGTGAGATGTGTGCCTCACCTGGTGGTACCCTGTACAGGTGACGAGCCTCTGTGACTCTGGGAGGAACTGTATGTCCTGGTCCCAGATGGGAACCCGCAGGTCGAGCCAATCATTCCGTACCTGGTGGGGTCAGTAGATGAGGAACAGAGCTGGGAGGGGCTCAGTGTGTCCCTTCCTTCTGCCCTCTATCATCATCCCCTAAAACCCAGCCGGTCTCCAATTCATCATCAGTGGCCTTGACTCCTGGGAATTGGGACCCAGGTCCTCTCCACCCACCATCACTCACGTTCTTGGCCCTGAACAAAGGCTCCTCAGATCCCTGCAGGTCCCACACCTTCAGAGCATTCTCCTTCCCACCAGTGGCAACGATGTGGGGGCGTGCTGGGTCTTGGCGCATCCTACATACCCCAGGGCCCACCCTCAGTTCCAGGAGCTGAAAAGAATGAGAGAGGGGAGATGAGTCACTTCCAGATCCTTAATCCTCCTCCCCCCAAAGCCTTCATTGGCTCTACCCTGGGCCCCACCTTCCCCAACCATCAGGATcaggattgggggggggggggctcactGGGTCAGAGGATGCCTCCTTGTCCTTGTCATGCCAGACTCGAAGGATCCCAGAATCCACACATGTGATGAGGGTGCTGCAGGCAAAGCGAGGATAGAGTTAAAAGAGCAGGGGTAAATGGTGTTCTCTGTCCCAAGTCGAcccacccccaaattcatatgaaTTAGACTCCCTCCTACCAGCCCTGTTCCTAAGGAAGCCTCTAGGTAACTCAGGTCTGGGCAGGGCTTGATGGCTGTTATTTAATTTCCTCGTCAAGGTAATGGTTTACCAGTCTTAtaagtaaggaaactgaagctacaaaaaattaagatttgCCATTTAGTTATAAATGTCAGAATCAGAGCTGCAATCAAGACTGTGATACTGCAAAGCAGAGTCTTTGCTATTCCACAGCTCCGCCTAGGGCACCTGGCCCTGCTGATCTTTCTTAATGTGCTCACCAGGAGTCAGGAGAAAGAGCTCTAAAAGCACTGAAATAGGACTGCTCTGGATTTAGTGTTTGGTCAGAATCAAACACCAGCTTCCTCTCTTAAGTTCCCTGTTCTGGGCGTCAAACCAGACAAGTCAATCTCTCACCAGGATCTGTATAGCCCAAGCCCTCTGCTCTTTCTCATATTTGCCCACTCTCCACAACTGGGTTCAGGCTCTGGGTTTTCCTGGGCTGTGGCAACAGTCTGCCAACTGCCCCATCTCCAATCCATCTCCACATTCCTGCAGGCTCACAGCTCTGACCACAGTGTTTCCTGCTAAGAAACCAATCATGCCTCACTACCTATGAAACTGCAGATTGCTCAGCCTGACACTTAAAGCACTTTACCTTAAATCCCAACTTAACTCGTCTATCTCATATTAAAATTCTTCctcataagtttttaaaaagggaaaaaaaaaaagtctcctggGCTTCaacccccagttcagttcagttgctcagttgtgtccaactctttgcgaccctgtggactgcagtatgccaggtttccctgaccatcaccaactcctggagcttgcccaaactcctgtccatcgaattggtgatgccatccaaccatctcatcctctgtcattctcttctcttcctgccttcaatcttttccagcagttctttgtatcaggtggccaaagtattggagcttcagcatcactccttccaatgcatattcaggactgatttcccttaagactgattggtttgatctccctgcagtccaagagacacaagagtcttctcttcaACC comes from the Odocoileus virginianus isolate 20LAN1187 ecotype Illinois chromosome 28, Ovbor_1.2, whole genome shotgun sequence genome and includes:
- the WDR74 gene encoding WD repeat-containing protein 74 isoform X4 encodes the protein MAAAAARWNHVWVGTDTGILKGVNLQRKQAANFTASGQPRREEAVSALCWGAGGETQILVGCADGTVKHFSTEEGRFQGQRQCPGGEGTFRGLAQVDGTLITCVDSGILRVWHDKDKEASSDPLLELRVGPGVCRMRQDPARPHIVATGGKENALKVWDLQGSEEPLFRAKNVRNDWLDLRVPIWDQDIQFLPESQRLVTCTGYHQVRVYDPASPQRRPVLEATYGEYPLTAMTLTPEGNSVIVGNTHGQLAEIDLRQGRLLSCLKGLAGSVRGLQCHPSKPLLASCGLDRVLRIHRIRNPRGLEHKVYLKSQLNCLLLSGRDNWEDEPQEPQEPNKVPSEDTETDELWASLEAAAKRKLPNWEQTQGALQARRRKKKRPGSTSS
- the WDR74 gene encoding WD repeat-containing protein 74 isoform X2; protein product: MAAAAARWNHVWVGTDTGILKGVNLQRKQAANFTASGQPRREEAVSALCWGAGGETQILVGCADGTVKHFSTEEGRFQGQRQCPGGEGTFRGLAQVDGTLITCVDSGILRVWHDKDKEASSDPLLELRVGPGVCRMRQDPARPHIVATGGKENALKVWDLQGSEEPLFRAKNVRNDWLDLRVPIWDQDIQFLPESQRLVTCTGYHQVRVYDPASPQRRPVLEATYGEYPLTAMTLTPEGNSVIVGNTHGQLAEIDLRQGRLLSCLKGLAGSVRGLQCHPSKPLLASCGLDRVLRIHRIRNPRGLEHKVPYLLQVYLKSQLNCLLLSGRDNWEDEPQEPQEPNKVPSEDTETDELWASLEAAAKRKLPNWEQTQGALQARRRKKKRPGSTSS
- the TEX54 gene encoding LOW QUALITY PROTEIN: testis-expressed protein 54 (The sequence of the model RefSeq protein was modified relative to this genomic sequence to represent the inferred CDS: inserted 1 base in 1 codon); the encoded protein is MGCCQDKDFQISDEQAKEAGSEGGTRDTPGCPGSWEWGLDHPEIGLGKVELSGLXILAGTDADSGEQRDRRSNESLLITVLWRRLSMFSRRGSARSTRRQTVQSQKRASRIQERDQEMIQEEPEKG
- the WDR74 gene encoding WD repeat-containing protein 74 isoform X3 encodes the protein MAAAAARWNHVWVGTDTGILKGVNLQRKQAANFTASGQPRREEAVSALCWGAGGETQILVGCADGTVKHFSTEEGRFQGQRQCPGGEGTFRGLAQVDGTLITCVDSGILRVWHDKDKEASSDPLLELRVGPGVCRMRQDPARPHIVATGGKENALKVWDLQGSEEPLFRAKNVRNDWLDLRVPIWDQDIQFLPESQRLVTCTGYHQVRVYDPASPQRRPVLEATYGEYPLTAMTLTPEGNSVIVGNTHGQLAEIDLRQGRLLSCLKGLAGSVRGLQCHPSKPLLASCGLDRVLRIHRIRNPRGLEHKVYLKSQLNCLLLSGRDNWEQDEPQEPQEPNKVPSEDTETDELWASLEAAAKRKLPNWEQTQGALQARRRKKKRPGSTSS
- the WDR74 gene encoding WD repeat-containing protein 74 isoform X1, with the protein product MAAAAARWNHVWVGTDTGILKGVNLQRKQAANFTASGQPRREEAVSALCWGAGGETQILVGCADGTVKHFSTEEGRFQGQRQCPGGEGTFRGLAQVDGTLITCVDSGILRVWHDKDKEASSDPLLELRVGPGVCRMRQDPARPHIVATGGKENALKVWDLQGSEEPLFRAKNVRNDWLDLRVPIWDQDIQFLPESQRLVTCTGYHQVRVYDPASPQRRPVLEATYGEYPLTAMTLTPEGNSVIVGNTHGQLAEIDLRQGRLLSCLKGLAGSVRGLQCHPSKPLLASCGLDRVLRIHRIRNPRGLEHKVPYLLQVYLKSQLNCLLLSGRDNWEQDEPQEPQEPNKVPSEDTETDELWASLEAAAKRKLPNWEQTQGALQARRRKKKRPGSTSS